A stretch of the Lolium perenne isolate Kyuss_39 chromosome 3, Kyuss_2.0, whole genome shotgun sequence genome encodes the following:
- the LOC127345805 gene encoding thioredoxin H-type: MSLTTDVFTYNRPGYYRVYYIVTKSQDVVTALETPHPVVLMFWASWNEPCKVMMRPFWDLAVAKRKEAVFLRVDVDKFRDIVEQYQVEALPTFLLIKGGVVKGRVVGAKVDELNTAIKARI; encoded by the exons ATGTCATTGACCACCGATG TGTTTACGTACAATAGACCCGGATATTACCGGGTGTATTACATCGTTACCAAGTCTCAAGATGTAGTTACAGCTCTGGAGACACCGCATCCG GTGGTGCTCATGTTCTGGGCGAGCTGGAACGAGCCATGCAAGGTGATGATGAGACCCTTCTGGGACTTGGCCGTGGCTAAGAGGAAGGAGGCCGTGTTCTTGCGGGTGGACGTCGACAAGTTCAGAGATATTGTGGAGCAGTACCAAGTGGAGGCGCTGCCGACCTTCTTGCTGATCAAGGGCGGCGTCGTCAAGGGCAGAGTCGTTGGCGCCAAGGTGGACGAGCTCAACACCGCCATCAAGGCCAGAATATGA
- the LOC127345807 gene encoding uncharacterized protein — protein sequence MHNIWRILQWWDDWQLRILVLGSLGLQWFLLLAAPMRKFTIPHFCRTCIWLAYICSDALAIYALATLFNRHARASSNLCGAAEAAAAKQSSRILEVLWAPILLIHLGGQKEMTGYEIEDNELWTRHTVTLVSQVAVALYAFCKSWPSASDWKLLAAAVLLFVVGVASFSEKPFALNRAKIKRLAAVSAWVQGTKKPSKWTERINQFFLFEESSCFSLSTPSSRSTTDLPSQPQHQEMAKGRMMQRRGWCGRKKDDKTKPVALSEADKVLMVLSDMSLLAAANDLVARNKALRVEDVLPPLTVAEKALPRWLRNAFAFIYTRATVVVTPLYLFYHLLVVPVLHMAALTLFATSDKHPYKRADVKITYIILCLTAALDVFAVFIRQLLYRLMSMTRVPALCETVPGYNLIDTALWEGDKSIGWMYKFTDRMGLRDFNCFCICRPRFGELYGKVTQIVITDLVDARDRDLASYRIFDDDSNTYEDSKNWALSKDLQRHCGAEIRKSLLKVSFDRSVLLWHIATDLCDRCSIAVEADDGAGPGPGPHGGEDEAAAEEGAAGIEEPEAQQRHRWVDPTLRLHRDCTIAISNYMVHLLNVNPEMLLTGSRHHLISEAVKEVNKFLLSNKKKGDTLSQQDIDRILRMKHKPVEVDGEDNNQVFHIKEACKIAKELLQLQPKTQWMLMYRVWLGMLCYSASMCRGYLHAKSLGEGGEFLSFVWLMLALKGAKSLADKLQMPPET from the coding sequence ATGCATAATATTTGGAGGATTCTGCAATGGTGGGACGACTGGCAGCTGCGCATCCTCGTCCTCGGCAGCCTGGGCCTCCAGTGGTTCCTCCTTCTGGCTGCCCCCATGCGCAAGTTCACCATCCCGCATTTCTGCCGGACATGCATCTGGCTGGCCTACATTTGCAGCGACGCACTGGCCATCTACGCGCTCGCCACCCTCTTCAATCGCCACGCAAGGGCCAGCAGCAACCTGTGTGGCGCTGCGGAGGCTGCTGCTGCGAAGCAGTCGAGCAGAATCCTGGAGGTCCTATGGGCTCCCATCCTCCTCATCCACCTGGGTGGGCAGAAGGAGATGACCGGCTACGAGATTGAAGACAACGAGCTGTGGACGAGGCACACCGTGACCCTGGTGTCCCAGGTCGCGGTCGCCCTCTACGCCTTCTGCAAGTCGTGGCCCAGCGCCAGCGACTGGAAGCTGCTGGCGGCCGCGGTCCTCCTTTTCGTCGTCGGGGTCGCCAGCTTCAGCGAGAAGCCGTTCGCTCTCAACAGAGCTAAGATCAAGAGGCTGGCGGCTGTGTCGGCCTGGGTGCAAGGAACCAAGAAGCCTTCCAAGTGGACGGAGCGCATCAACCAGTTCTTCTTGTTCGAGGAGAGCAGCTGCTTCAGTCTCTCAACACCGAGCAGCCGCTCAACAACCGACCTGCCGTCTCAACCTCAACATCAGGAGATGGCCAAGGGAAGGATGATGCAGCGACGAGGATGGTGCGGGAGGAAGAAGGACGACAAGACCAAACCGGTGGCCTTGTCGGAGGCAGACAAAGTCTTGATGGTGCTTTCGGACATGTCACTGCTAGCTGCTGCCAATGACCTGGTGGCACGAAACAAAGCTCTCAGGGTGGAGGACGTTCTACCACCTCTCACCGTCGCCGAGAAAGCATTGCCGCGCTGGTTGCGCAATGCGTTCGCCTTCATCTACACCCGAGCTACCGTGGTTGTCACTCCTCTTTACCTGTTCTATCATCTGCTGGTGGTCCCGGTCCTGCATATGGCAGCCCTGACACTGTTCGCAACGAGCGACAAGCACCCGTACAAGCGCGCCGACGTGAAGATCACATACATCATCCTGTGCCTCACCGCTGCGCTGGACGTCTTCGCCGTCTTCATCCGCCAGCTGCTATACCGGCTCATGTCCATGACAAGAGTTCCAGCGCTGTGCGAGACGGTACCTGGATATAACCTCATAGACACTGCTCTCTGGGAAGGCGACAAGAGCATCGGGTGGATGTACAAATTCACTGACCGCATGGGATTGAGAGACTTCAACTGCTTTTGCATTTGCAGGCCTCGATTCGGTGAACTGTATGGAAAAGTCACGCAAATCGTGATTACAGATTTGGTGGATGCGCGAGATCGAGACCTTGCCAGTTACAGAATCTTCGATGATGATTCAAATACCTATGAGGACTCCAAAAACTGGGCTCTAAGCAAGGACCTGCAACGGCACTGTGGTGCTGAGATAAGGAAAAGCTTGCTTAAAGTCTCATTCGACCGAAGCGTCCTCCTATGGCACATCGCCACTGATCTTTGCGACCGCTGCAGCATTGCCGTTGAAGCTGATGATGGTGCTGGTCCTGGTCCTGGTCCTCATGGAGGTGAAGATGAAGCAGCAGCAGAAGAAGGAGCAGCAGGAATAGAAGAGCCAGAAGCGCAACAACGACACAGGTGGGTGGACCCAACATTACGGCTTCATAGGGACTGCACAATTGCAATATCCAACTACATGGTGCACCTGCTCAACGTCAACCCCGAGATGCTGCTGACTGGCAGCAGGCACCATCTCATCTCCGAAGCCGTCAAGGAAGTCAACAAATTTCTTTTGTCCAACAAGAAGAAGGGGGACACGTTGAGCCAACAAGACATAGACCGCATTCTCCGCATGAAGCACAAGCCAGTCGAGGTCGATGGTGAGGATAATAACCAGGTTTTCCACATCAAAGAGGCATGCAAGATTGCGAAGGAGTTGTTGCAGCTGCAGCCCAAAACGCAGTGGATGCTAATGTACCGGGTGTGGTTGGGCATGCTCTGCTACTCTGCCAGCATGTGCAGGGGCTACCTGCATGCCAAGAGCTTGGGTGAAGGTGGAGAGTTCCTCTCTTTCGTCTGGCTTATGCTCGCCCTCAAGGGGGCAAAGAGTTTGGCCGACAAGCTTCAGATGCCGCCTGAGACATAA
- the LOC127345806 gene encoding villin-2: protein MSTAKVLDPAFQGAGQKVGTEIWRIEDFKPVQLQKSDYGKFYSGDSYVILQTTCPKGGAYLYDIHFWIGKDSSQDEAGTAAIKTVELDSILGGRAVQYRELQGYESDKFLSYFKPCIIPMEGGFASGFKTPEEDKFETRLYICKGKRAIRIKQVPFARSSLNHDDVFILDTEKKIYQFNGANSNIQERAKSLEVIQHLKEKYHGGVCDVAIVDDGKLQAESDSGEFWVLFGGFAPIGKKIVSDDDVVLETTAPKLYSINDGQLKLEDITLTKAVLENTRCFLLDCGAEMFVWVGRVTQLEDRKAATKAVEEFIISQKRPKTTRVTQVIQGYESHAFKSKFESWPAGNVAASTGAEDGRGKVAALLKQQGVDVKGAAKSTTPVNEEVPPLLEGGGKLEVWCVDGNAKTPLRKEDNGKFYSGDCYIILYTYHSGDKKEEYYLNYWIGKDSTADDKLVAAELANTMWNSLKGRPVMGRIYQGKEPPQFVALFQPMVILKGGISSGYKTIADEKGVGSGTYSAEGIALFRISGTAIHSNKTLQVDSLATSLSSTDCFVLQSGNAMFTWHGNSSTYEQQQWAAKVAEFLKPGVAAKHCKEGTESSAFWFALDGKQSYTNKSTAQDAIVREPHLYAFSLRKGRLEVTEIFNFSQDDMLTEDMMILDTHGEVFIWIGQCVESKEKLKAFDIGQKYIEHAMSIEDLSPYVPLYKVSEGNEPCFFKTYFSWDNTKSVAHGNSFQKKLSLLFGLRSEGTSRSSGNGGPTQRASALAALSSAFNPSSQQKQANDRPASSGDSGPTQRASALAALSNAFNPSSKTKTPLPSRSGQGSQRAAAVAALSSVLTAEQSGSSDNLRASKTSTTAPTTTPTIAPTTVEKTDAEVVVITPSEASPRSEAGESSEFQSEKDAVVEGKDAVVEEVPSEGDGAEPATAQEQTTEHVGEATFSYDRLISKSTNPIRGIDYKRREAYLSESEFQTVFGISKDAFYKQPGWKQELQKRKTDLF, encoded by the exons ATGTCAACCGCCAAAGTGCTGGATCCTGCTTTTCAGGGAGCTGGCCAAAAAGT TGGGACAGAAATTTGGCGAATTGAAGATTTTAAGCCAGTTCAGTTGCAAAAATCTGACTATGGAAAATTCTACTCTGGAGATTCATATGTGATTTTACAG ACAACCTGTCCTAAGGGTGGTGCATATCTGTATGACATCCACTTCTGGATTGGGAAAGACTCAAGCCAA GATGAAGCTGGCACTGCAGCAATCAAGACGGTCGAGCTCGATTCTATACTTGGGGGGCGCGCAGTCCAGTATAGGGAACTCCAAGGCTATGAATCTGACAAGTTCCTGTCATACTTCAAACCTTGCATTATACCTATGGAGGGTGGTTTTGCCTCTGGGTTCAAGACGCCTGAAGAGGACAAGTTTGAAACACGGTTGTATATCTGCAAAGGGAAGAGAGCTATTAGAATTAAGCAG GTCCCCTTTGCACGTTCATCATTAAACCATGATGATGTATTCATCTTAGATACTGAAAAGAAAATTTATCAATTCAATGGCGCTAACTCCAATATCCAAGAAAGGGCTAAATCATTGGAAGTGATACAACATTTAAAGGAGAAGTACCATGGGGGTGTGTGTGATGTGGCAATTGTTG ATGATGGAAAACTACAAGCAGAATCTGACTCTGGTGAATTCTGGGTTCTTTTTGGAGGTTTTGCACCAATTGGCAAAAAAATTGTTAGTGATGATGATGTTGTACTTGAAACAACAGCACCCAAGCTCTACAG TATAAATGATGGTCAATTAAAGTTGGAAGATATTACTCTTACAAAAGCAGTCCTTGAGAACACAAGATGTTTCTTACTTGACTGTGGGGCTGAAATGTTTGTATGGGTTGGTCGGGTAACACAGCTGGAGGATAGGAAAGCTGCCACTAAAGCAGTTGAG GAATTCATCATTAGTCAGAAAAGGCCAAAGACAACAAGAGTGACTCAAGTGATTCAAGGTTATGAGAGTCATGCATTCAAGTCGAAATTTGAATCATGGCCAGCTGGCAATGTAGCAGCGAGCACAGGTGCAGAGGATGGGCGGGGAAAAGTTGCAG CTTTACTGAAGCAACAAGGTGTGGATGTAAAGGGAGCTGCAAAAAGCACCACTCCAGTAAACGAGGAAGTTCCTCCTTTGCTTGAAGGCGGTGGAAAACTTGAG GTCTGGTGCGTTGATGGAAATGCTAAGACCCCGCTGCGAAAAGAGGACAATGGAAAATTTTACAGTGGAGACTGTTATATCATTCTTTATACATATCATTCGGGTGACAAGAAAGAAGAATATTATCTCAACTACTGGATTGGGAAGGATAGCACGGCG GATGATAAACTGGTGGCAGCAGAATTAGCCAATACGATGTGGAATTCACTGAAAGGAAGGCCTGTTATG GGCCGCATTTATCAAGGGAAGGAACCACCACAGTTTGTTGCTCTTTTCCAACCCATGGTTATCTTGAAG GGTGGAATCAGTTCTGGATACAAGACGATCGCAGACGAAAAGGGTGTGGGCAGTGGGACTTACTCTGCTGAAGGCATAGCTCTATTTCGAATATCTGGAACCGCAATCCACAGTAATAAAACGCTTCAAGTTGACTCG CTAGCTACATCTTTAAGCTCAACAGATTGTTTTGTATTGCAATCTGGAAATGCTATGTTTACATGGCATGGTAATTCTAGCACTTATGAGCAACAGCAGTGGGCTGCAAAAGTTGCTGAATTCTTAAAG CCTGGTGTAGCAGCGAAACATTGCAAGGAGGGAACAGAGAGTTCCGCTTTCTGGTTTGCTCTTGATGGAAAACAGAGCTATACAAACAAAAGTACCGCACAAGATGCTATTGTTAGAGAGCCTCATTTGTATGCCTTCTCACTTAGGAAag GGAGACTGGAG GTTACTGAGATCTTCAACTTCTCTCAAGATGACATGTTGACTGAAGATATGATGATTCTTGATACGCACGGTGAAGTCTTTATTTGGATTGGTCAGTGTGTGGAATCAAAAGAGAAACTTAAAGCATTCGATATTGGCCAG aaatacatagagcatgcgatGTCTATTGAAGATCTTTCTCCATATGTACCGCTTTATAAAGTCTCTGAAGGAAACGAGCCGTgcttcttcaagacatacttctcTTGGGACAACACAAAATCTGTG GCTCATGGAAATTCGTTCCAAAAGAAACTTTCACTTCTTTTTGGATTACGCTCGGAG GGCACATCAAGGAGCTCTGGTAATGGTGGACCCACTCAAAGGGCGTCTGCATTAGCAGCTCTATCATCTGCATTTAATCCATCTTCGCAGCAGAAGCAG GCTAATGATCGGCCTGCAAGCTCGGGTGATTCTGGACCCACACAGCGTGCCTCAGCGTTAGCTGCCTTATCCAATGCATTTAATCCATCCTCAAAAACAAAAACTCCACTCCCTTCTCGTTCAGGTCAAGGTTCACAAAGAGCAGCTGCGGTTGCTGCACTGTCCTCTGTTCTGACTGCTGAGCAGTCTGGATCATCTGACAATCTACGAGCTAGCAAGACAAGCACAACGGCGCCCACAACAACGCCCACAATAGCGCCCACAACAGTGGAAAAGACTG ATGCCGAGGTTGTCGTAATAACTCCATCTGAGGCATCTCCTCGCTCTGAAGCTGGGGAGTCTTCTGAATTTCAGTCAGAGAAAGATGCTGTAGTAGAAGGGAAAGATGCTGTAGTAGAAGAGGTGCCATCCGAGGGAGATGGAGCAGAGCCTGCGACAGCACAGGAACAAACGACCGAGCATGTTGGTGAAGCAACATTTAGCTACGACCGCTTGATATCTAAATCTACCAATCCAATTCGTGGGATAGACTACAAACGCAGAGAG GCATACTTATCGGAGAGCGAATTCCAGACTGTTTTTGGTATCTCCAAGGACGCATTCTACAAACAGCCAGGATGGAAGCAAGAGTTGCAGAAACGGAAAACTGATCTCTTCTGA